One genomic region from Mytilus trossulus isolate FHL-02 chromosome 9, PNRI_Mtr1.1.1.hap1, whole genome shotgun sequence encodes:
- the LOC134684110 gene encoding uncharacterized protein LOC134684110 isoform X2, translating into MNISQYIHTISFIIIFKIYGSYSITVLINKNISGVIGEGGTRIQCSYIRQDATKIFTIELKANNETVATFLPDEKPRLTTKGRYLEGRVTLMNISKVSTEAVMIFNNLTCNDQTNYSCSIVFLGQNGRTEESHSEITTLNVKAPPSKPQYAAIVDLLEDESTTALQNRSVASSPNVTEISTVNQSTTSAIIKEGDTITCMCAGNIGKPPGKFIWQKYRHGEKIPMNYTHISTIATEVTDKCSYYGTSYLQLRVTSSDNQATIRCFIDSPLAKPYMHVEMKPIDVTYFGIVIGLLALVLLVAYGIYLFKRKHNEEPTNNNLCIVGPPTQQTGHCEIIAMTNDIDKETSKGAAVTIDDPRLPTSENLAR; encoded by the exons ATGAATATTTCACAGTACATTCATAccatttcttttattataatattcaagatttacG GGTCATATTCCATTACAGTCctaattaataaaaacatatccgGGGTAATTGGAGAAGGTGGTACACGAATACAGTGTTCATACATCAGGCAAGATGCGactaaaatatttacaatcGAGTTAAAAGCTAACAACGAAACAGTTGCAACATTTTTACCAGATGAGAAGCCTAGGTTGACAACAAAGGGTCGATATTTGGAAGGAAGAGTCACACTGATGAATATAAGTAAAGTGTCTACAGAAGCTGTTATGATATTCAATAATTTAACATGCAATGATCAAACCAACTATAGTTGTTCCATTGTGTTTCTTGGCCAAAACGGTAGAACAGAAGAAAGTCATTCAGAAATTACAACACTTAATGTGAAAG CTCCACCGTCAAAACCTCAATACGCAGCGATTGTCGATTTACTAGAAGATGAATCTACAACTGCATTGCAGAATCGAAGTGTAGCTTCTTCTCCAAATGTTACTGAGATTTCCACTGTTAATCAATCTACAACATCTGCCATAATAAAAGAAGGAGACACCATTACATGTATGTGTGCCGGAAATATTGGAAAGCCTCCAGGGAAGTTTATATGGCAGAAATATCGACATGGAGAAAAAATTCCAATGAACTACACACATATTTCTACAATAGCGACTGAAGTTACAGACAAGTGCTCCTACTATGGCACCAGTTACCTTCAGCTCCGGGTAACTTCTTCGGATAACCAAGCAACCATTCGGTGTTTCATTGATTCGCCGTTGGCAAAACCATATATGCATGTGGAAATGAAACCAATAGACGTTACGT ATTTTGGTATTGTTATTGGTTTGTTGGCTTTGGTTTTATTGGTTGCATACGGAATTTATCTGTTTAAAAGAAAGCATAACGA AGAACCAACGAACAACAATTTGTGCATCGTAGGCCCACCCACACAACAGACAGGTCACTGTGAAATCATTGCGATGACTAATGATATTGACAAAGAGACATCAAAAGGTGCTGCCGTAACTATTGACGACCCAAGATTGCCTACCAGTGAAAATCTGGCAAGATAA
- the LOC134684835 gene encoding uncharacterized protein LOC134684835: MESYLRSTDPVLAQYTTIPNLLQKWATEDPNRLAYIIYNKGHLPKTITYGELYNKSVSLAKGLVRYGIQQGDVVGVGGNNTVEYLICMYAIQMTRAKPLHLTFHMKDGSDLKRMMQLVGNCKMIMFDPGEGDRHLQIIRNFMSINPQNGQVTQCEIPDLKLAVLLSPPTEAVERFTLQDLYNDGNDVHLPQIDPDDTAAILSTSGSTGFPKAVEFSHYSILLNGYNIHYLLQTESFDKEELVYFNGGPFYWMGGYPHWEIVTGGTRITQANSFAPTSASAGTNYVIEILQKERPFCASFGTPMLQQILHREDTHIKIRSVMTGGQPVPSTCLDGLGKIFDSLSVAYGATELGFGAGQIYTASSTLSQKYLGVAPLSGVDLKVVDHNGLIVKSQASGEVYIRTPVRFEGYVNNEEKTKKVIMPYGWYKTDDYGYIDANNRLVISGRISDVMEISGAKVAPFVIEAAMKKHKDVKDVVVFPIKHPLTDNDIPCASVLTREGANITDDDLRKFTRETMKIDEEVKMLEDAYVPKHILFLEDLPVTGTGKTDRKATIKLSVPLIDISNDVFRNTRRRMY; the protein is encoded by the coding sequence ATGGAAAGTTACTTACGTTCCACAGATCCGGTCTTAGCGCAATATACAACTATTCCAAATCTGTTGCAAAAATGGGCGACCGAGGATCCAAACAGACTAGCATATATTATTTACAACAAAGGACATTTACCAAAAACAATTACGTATGGTGAGCTATATAACAAATCTGTTAGTCTGGCTAAAGGCCTTGTTCGTTATGGAATTCAACAAGGGGATGTCGTTGGTGTCGGCGGAAACAACACAGTAGAGTATTTGATTTGTATGTATGCCATTCAGATGACAAGGGCAAAACCACTTCATCTAACATTTCATATGAAAGATGGATCCGACCTCAAAAGAATGATGCAACTGGTTGGCAACTGCAAAATGATAATGTTTGATCCAGGAGAAGGCGACAGGCACTTGCAAATCATTCGTAATTTCATGTCAATTAATCCGCAAAACGGTCAAGTGACTCAATGCGAAATTCCGGATTTAAAATTGGCTGTTTTGCTCTCACCACCAACGGAAGCAGTAGAACGATTCACATTGCAGGACCTGTACAATGATGGAAACGATGTTCATCTTCCACAGATCGATCCAGATGATACTGCAGCTATATTGTCAACATCTGGAAGTACAGGATTTCCAAAGGCGGTGGAATTTAGTCACTACAGCATTTTATTAAACGGATACAATATTCATTACTTACTGCAAACTGAATCATTTGATAAAGAAGAATTAGTTTACTTCAATGGTGGGCCTTTTTATTGGATGGGTGGATATCCACATTGGGAAATAGTCACTGGTGGGACGCGTATAACACAGGCTAATTCCTTTGCACCTACATCAGCGTCAGCAGGGACTAACTATGTGATAGAAATACTACAGAAAGAGCGTCCTTTCTGTGCATCTTTTGGTACGCCGATGTTACAACAGATACTGCATCGAGAAGACACTCATATAAAAATACGCTCTGTTATGACTGGAGGTCAACCTGTTCCATCGACATGTCTTGATGGTTTGGGTAAGATATTCGACAGTTTATCTGTTGCGTATGGTGCAACAGAACTCGGATTTGGAGCAGGACAAATATATACTGCATCATCAACATTGTCGCAAAAATACCTTGGAGTTGCACCACTGTCAGGGGTTGACTTGAAAGTAGTTGACCATAATGGTTTGATCGTGAAATCACAAGCCAGTGGAGAAGTTTATATTCGAACCCCAGTTCGATTTGAAGGATACGTTAATAACGAAGAGAAGACGAAAAAGGTTATCATGCCTTATGGCTGGTATAAAACTGATGATTATGGTTACATAGATGCCAACAATCGCTTAGTTATATCTGGAAGGATTTCTGACGTAATGGAGATATCTGGTGCTAAGGTTGCACCGTTTGTTATTGAGGCTGCaatgaaaaaacataaagaCGTCAAGGACGTAGTTGTCTTTCCTATTAAACATCCACTGACAGACAATGATATCCCATGTGCGTCAGTACTTACGCGGGAGGGAGCTAACATCACCGATGATGACCTTCGAAAATTTACCAGAGAAACTATGAAAATTGACGAAGAAGTAAAGATGTTAGAGGACGCATACGTTCCCaagcacattttatttttggagGATTTACCAGTAACCGGTACCGGGAAAACAGACAGAAAAGCAACTATAAAACTCTCCGTGCCGTTGATTGATATTTCTAATGATGTCTTCAGAAATACCAGGCGTAGAATGTATTGA
- the LOC134684110 gene encoding uncharacterized protein LOC134684110 isoform X1 encodes MNISQYIHTISFIIIFKIYGSYSITVLINKNISGVIGEGGTRIQCSYIRQDATKIFTIELKANNETVATFLPDEKPRLTTKGRYLEGRVTLMNISKVSTEAVMIFNNLTCNDQTNYSCSIVFLGQNGRTEESHSEITTLNVKAPPSKPQYAAIVDLLEDESTTALQNRSVASSPNVTEISTVNQSTTSAIIKEGDTITCMCAGNIGKPPGKFIWQKYRHGEKIPMNYTHISTIATEVTDKCSYYGTSYLQLRVTSSDNQATIRCFIDSPLAKPYMHVEMKPIDVTSFSKDMTTYPTTSSYFTGSEGATESHSGYIYFGIVIGLLALVLLVAYGIYLFKRKHNEEPTNNNLCIVGPPTQQTGHCEIIAMTNDIDKETSKGAAVTIDDPRLPTSENLAR; translated from the exons ATGAATATTTCACAGTACATTCATAccatttcttttattataatattcaagatttacG GGTCATATTCCATTACAGTCctaattaataaaaacatatccgGGGTAATTGGAGAAGGTGGTACACGAATACAGTGTTCATACATCAGGCAAGATGCGactaaaatatttacaatcGAGTTAAAAGCTAACAACGAAACAGTTGCAACATTTTTACCAGATGAGAAGCCTAGGTTGACAACAAAGGGTCGATATTTGGAAGGAAGAGTCACACTGATGAATATAAGTAAAGTGTCTACAGAAGCTGTTATGATATTCAATAATTTAACATGCAATGATCAAACCAACTATAGTTGTTCCATTGTGTTTCTTGGCCAAAACGGTAGAACAGAAGAAAGTCATTCAGAAATTACAACACTTAATGTGAAAG CTCCACCGTCAAAACCTCAATACGCAGCGATTGTCGATTTACTAGAAGATGAATCTACAACTGCATTGCAGAATCGAAGTGTAGCTTCTTCTCCAAATGTTACTGAGATTTCCACTGTTAATCAATCTACAACATCTGCCATAATAAAAGAAGGAGACACCATTACATGTATGTGTGCCGGAAATATTGGAAAGCCTCCAGGGAAGTTTATATGGCAGAAATATCGACATGGAGAAAAAATTCCAATGAACTACACACATATTTCTACAATAGCGACTGAAGTTACAGACAAGTGCTCCTACTATGGCACCAGTTACCTTCAGCTCCGGGTAACTTCTTCGGATAACCAAGCAACCATTCGGTGTTTCATTGATTCGCCGTTGGCAAAACCATATATGCATGTGGAAATGAAACCAATAGACGTTACGT cTTTTAGTAAAGATATGACCACGTATCCTACCACAAGCAGTTATTTTACGGGTTCCGAGGGAGCAACAGAATCACACAGTGGAtacattt ATTTTGGTATTGTTATTGGTTTGTTGGCTTTGGTTTTATTGGTTGCATACGGAATTTATCTGTTTAAAAGAAAGCATAACGA AGAACCAACGAACAACAATTTGTGCATCGTAGGCCCACCCACACAACAGACAGGTCACTGTGAAATCATTGCGATGACTAATGATATTGACAAAGAGACATCAAAAGGTGCTGCCGTAACTATTGACGACCCAAGATTGCCTACCAGTGAAAATCTGGCAAGATAA